One stretch of candidate division WOR-3 bacterium DNA includes these proteins:
- a CDS encoding tRNA 4-thiouridine(8) synthase ThiI translates to MPDKPKATAVALLSGGLDSTLAAKVILEQDITVIGVNFAGAYCPRPFAGKSRGEKAAEKLGIELVTLPIDAEFIAMVKHPKYGRGKNMNPCIDCHTLMIRKAWEYGRKPDCRLQGRKSGLPEGWTADFIITGEVLGQRPMSQNRNALNTVARESGVGDRLLRPMSAKLLDVTAPEREGLVDRERLLDIEGRQRTRQMALAQKYGIKDYPTPAGGCLLTEKVFSKRLAEAFDHGEDSIEIVELLSLGRHFRLPSGVRLVVGRDEAENDELLKRKPEDAAVIDAGDLPGPVGLVLPSSCLGDLVVDPDRVLAARICARYSDKRKEKLARVMIAGEAVEVEPASEEETARLLIA, encoded by the coding sequence ATGCCTGACAAGCCGAAAGCAACTGCTGTCGCCCTGCTGTCCGGCGGGCTGGATTCGACGCTCGCGGCAAAGGTGATTCTGGAGCAGGACATCACTGTCATCGGGGTCAACTTCGCGGGCGCGTACTGCCCGCGGCCGTTTGCGGGAAAGAGCCGTGGCGAGAAGGCGGCGGAGAAGCTGGGCATCGAACTCGTGACCCTGCCGATTGATGCGGAATTCATCGCGATGGTGAAGCACCCGAAGTACGGCCGGGGAAAGAACATGAATCCGTGCATTGACTGCCACACGTTGATGATACGGAAAGCGTGGGAGTACGGGCGGAAGCCCGATTGCAGATTGCAGGGCCGGAAGTCCGGACTGCCCGAAGGATGGACGGCGGATTTCATCATCACCGGCGAGGTGCTGGGTCAGCGGCCGATGTCTCAGAACCGGAACGCGCTGAACACCGTAGCCCGGGAGTCTGGCGTCGGGGACCGGCTGCTGCGGCCCATGTCGGCAAAGCTGCTCGATGTGACCGCACCGGAGCGGGAGGGCCTGGTTGACCGCGAGCGCCTGCTGGACATCGAGGGCAGGCAGCGAACCCGCCAGATGGCGTTGGCTCAGAAGTACGGCATCAAAGACTACCCGACCCCGGCGGGCGGGTGCTTGCTGACCGAGAAGGTCTTTTCGAAGCGGCTGGCCGAGGCGTTCGACCATGGCGAGGATTCGATTGAGATTGTCGAACTGCTGTCTCTGGGCAGGCATTTCCGGCTGCCGTCCGGAGTGCGGCTGGTTGTTGGCCGCGACGAGGCAGAAAACGATGAGCTGCTCAAACGCAAACCGGAAGACGCGGCCGTGATTGATGCCGGCGATCTGCCAGGCCCCGTGGGTCTTGTCTTGCCGTCTTCGTGTCTTGGTGACTTGGTGGTTGATCCCGACCGGGTTCTGGCCGCGAGGATTTGCGCGAGGTATAGCGACAAGCGGAAAGAGAAGCTGGCGCGGGTCATGATTGCGGGCGAGGCCGTAGAGGTTGAGCCAGCGAGTGAAGAGGAGACGGCCCGGCTGCTGATCGCGTGA
- a CDS encoding methyltransferase domain-containing protein: MVNTLLALRPWLQLALLVAVIWLVARVLRRALLGRIGELGKLVLVGALAGVWALTAFFFVSGQQAPWAPVTLLLMRFSPRTVLLIAGSLLVVWLILREIPFPMPYWAAAIIEGPWRKLLFPADVTLSRMALGPGMRVLEVGCGAGYLSTHVARRIEPGGMLFCVDIQPRMVEKSLKRLEAQGFRSVQGFVAPANKLPFDIFDIDLVFFAHVLGEIPDRLPALREALRVLRPGAVLSVTESLPDPHYRFRSDVVKLCRQAGFELASIEGSLFNYTASFRKPKPIEPLGYAPRFE, encoded by the coding sequence GTGGTCAACACGCTGCTCGCCCTGCGACCGTGGCTGCAGCTCGCTCTGCTGGTCGCAGTTATCTGGCTGGTGGCGCGCGTACTGCGCCGGGCCCTGCTCGGCCGTATCGGCGAACTCGGCAAGCTGGTTCTGGTCGGCGCCCTGGCCGGTGTCTGGGCGCTGACCGCGTTCTTCTTCGTGTCCGGCCAGCAGGCGCCGTGGGCACCTGTCACCCTCTTGCTCATGCGGTTCTCGCCAAGGACGGTGTTGCTGATTGCGGGTTCCCTGCTGGTGGTCTGGCTGATTCTCCGCGAGATACCGTTCCCGATGCCGTACTGGGCCGCCGCAATCATCGAGGGTCCCTGGCGCAAACTGCTCTTCCCGGCTGATGTCACGCTCAGCCGAATGGCGCTCGGACCCGGCATGCGCGTGCTCGAGGTTGGTTGCGGGGCAGGGTACCTCTCCACGCACGTCGCGCGTCGGATAGAGCCGGGCGGGATGCTCTTCTGCGTTGACATCCAGCCGCGGATGGTCGAGAAATCCCTGAAGCGGCTTGAGGCTCAGGGGTTCCGCAGCGTACAGGGCTTTGTCGCGCCTGCGAACAAGCTGCCGTTCGACATCTTTGACATTGACCTCGTGTTCTTTGCCCACGTGCTCGGCGAGATCCCGGACCGGTTGCCGGCCCTGCGTGAGGCGCTGCGGGTTCTCCGGCCCGGAGCGGTGCTGTCGGTTACCGAGAGCCTGCCTGACCCGCACTACCGGTTTCGCAGCGATGTTGTGAAGCTGTGCCGCCAGGCCGGGTTCGAACTCGCCTCAATCGAGGGCAGTCTGTTCAACTACACGGCCTCGTTCCGCAAGCCTAAGCCCATAGAACCGCTCGGCTACGCGCCGCGGTTCGAGTAG
- a CDS encoding PQQ-like beta-propeller repeat protein: protein MYKKTLVTVGFVLAALVGCARKPLTPGAPWTDVVGDSLYFLATTTDPGDLEVEYLFDWGDGQLARSTRRESGDTAYLKHSFVDPAWYEVRVQASNEKGKSSDWSPPLRFRKSQAPVISDDTICGMVRWAVNRWYHASVKVSDPDGDSVSVRFEWDGDKGGAWTAFFPSGAVITDSFLWTTSGPHIVGAVARDKGNMVARPGSAKTVNVSGMAVVWDTYDEELYCVGSPTLGSIDGEPVLYSAHGFCYTLDGRLLWSTPMDGSSYGASLSADGTRLYLSDDRSGLVCLDSRTGQLKWSINSCGGNCTPVVGPDGAIYTVTTPGYDDILSRVRDYGDSAVVEWTLWLGSLGPVDNGVVVGRNGTVYGVGYDALAKCSFLIAADSSGAVLWKDSARIKTGGTPVIDSRDRIVVADRSGGLYCFNPDGTLAWSTPTTELCANCTAVGWGDEVIVIDWDGLVRCFDAQGLERWTSDAAVDGYSNTPCVVQDSSIIIVDPGGYTHCIGSDGRTLWEFSVQDSLWGEERQPKRLDGDCYSSPVIGPNGDLYLSTGDALACIAHGGLKMANTAWPTYNHDNAHSGWAGRQQR, encoded by the coding sequence ATGTACAAGAAGACCCTAGTCACTGTAGGATTTGTCCTGGCCGCGCTCGTCGGCTGCGCGAGAAAGCCACTGACGCCTGGCGCTCCGTGGACCGACGTCGTGGGCGACTCGCTGTACTTCCTCGCCACAACCACTGACCCCGGCGACCTAGAGGTTGAGTATCTCTTCGACTGGGGTGACGGCCAGCTTGCGCGCTCGACCCGACGGGAGAGCGGCGACACGGCCTACCTCAAGCACTCCTTTGTAGACCCCGCGTGGTATGAAGTAAGGGTCCAGGCCAGCAACGAGAAAGGGAAATCGTCAGACTGGTCGCCGCCCCTTCGCTTCCGGAAGTCGCAGGCGCCGGTGATAAGTGACGACACAATCTGCGGCATGGTACGCTGGGCGGTCAACCGATGGTATCATGCGTCGGTCAAGGTATCGGACCCGGATGGCGACAGCGTTAGCGTGAGGTTCGAGTGGGATGGTGACAAAGGCGGGGCTTGGACCGCGTTCTTCCCGAGTGGCGCTGTCATTACCGATTCCTTTCTTTGGACCACAAGTGGCCCTCACATCGTTGGTGCTGTCGCCCGGGACAAAGGCAACATGGTAGCGAGGCCGGGATCCGCCAAAACCGTGAACGTCAGCGGAATGGCGGTCGTCTGGGACACCTACGATGAGGAGCTCTATTGCGTTGGTTCTCCCACTCTAGGCTCGATCGACGGCGAGCCCGTGCTCTATAGCGCTCACGGGTTCTGCTACACCCTGGATGGCCGACTGCTATGGAGCACGCCGATGGACGGCAGTTCGTACGGGGCATCGCTCAGCGCCGACGGCACTCGCCTCTATCTCAGTGACGACAGGAGCGGGCTGGTCTGTCTTGATTCTCGAACCGGGCAGCTCAAATGGTCTATCAACTCGTGTGGCGGCAATTGCACTCCGGTGGTAGGTCCGGACGGCGCGATCTACACCGTGACCACACCCGGGTACGACGACATTCTGTCTCGAGTTCGGGACTACGGAGATTCGGCAGTAGTGGAATGGACTCTCTGGCTTGGCAGTTTGGGGCCGGTTGACAACGGTGTTGTTGTAGGACGCAATGGCACAGTGTACGGCGTTGGGTATGATGCACTTGCTAAGTGCTCTTTCCTGATCGCGGCTGATTCAAGCGGCGCAGTGCTGTGGAAGGACTCGGCGCGCATCAAAACAGGTGGTACACCTGTGATAGACAGCCGAGACCGGATCGTTGTCGCCGACCGGTCAGGGGGCCTCTACTGCTTCAACCCCGACGGTACCCTGGCCTGGAGCACACCCACGACTGAGTTGTGTGCCAACTGCACTGCAGTCGGCTGGGGTGATGAAGTCATCGTGATTGACTGGGACGGTCTAGTCCGTTGTTTCGACGCCCAGGGTCTCGAACGATGGACTTCGGATGCCGCGGTTGACGGCTACAGCAACACCCCCTGCGTGGTTCAAGACAGCTCTATCATCATCGTAGACCCAGGTGGCTACACGCACTGCATCGGCAGTGATGGCCGGACCCTCTGGGAGTTCTCTGTCCAGGACTCACTCTGGGGCGAGGAGCGCCAGCCGAAGCGTCTTGACGGCGATTGCTATAGCTCTCCGGTCATCGGTCCGAACGGCGACCTGTATCTGTCAACCGGCGACGCGCTCGCCTGCATCGCCCACGGCGGCCTGAAGATGGCCAACACTGCCTGGCCGACCTACAACCACGACAACGCCCACTCCGGCTGGGCCGGAAGGCAGCAGCGCTAG